The following proteins are encoded in a genomic region of Leptospira ryugenii:
- a CDS encoding lysophospholipid acyltransferase family protein, whose translation MKASFIPPAFDLPFAWTLDLSFPFIAKLLFNLDSIQIHKDDQHLISGLKNKRLLYLSNYPTNLEPAIAYYVANEMGSRFHFMASRSLFNLGFGVIGELIKRVGAFSIITGSADRDAIKMARKILSEPAGKLVLYPEGIMSGENDNLASFLPGVAQIAFGGLEDALKKDPSAELIVQPAFVKYLISGSKESILREIENSLQRIERKLRLFPGGRTILRRFLTIGRVLLEETEFELGVPKSEIEGKDFDYRLGRARHTALNQAGNILNIKFKDTDHAIDKIRQLLAVLDHLDTDFQFAKEKGLTPQNIRRARQLVDTAYTFIITKPKNLIQFPSAERLMEWIGSFEKHVFGKSGDRARKAEVLLAPSFSLNEYLKTYQSNKREGISHLMTDIRNSMETLVERGRNLSEPIVPPYSVGLDLHIG comes from the coding sequence ATGAAAGCATCTTTTATCCCGCCCGCTTTTGATTTACCCTTTGCCTGGACACTTGATCTGAGCTTTCCCTTCATTGCAAAACTATTATTTAATTTAGATAGCATCCAAATTCACAAAGATGACCAACATTTGATATCAGGATTAAAAAATAAAAGACTACTTTATCTATCAAACTATCCAACAAATCTTGAACCAGCTATCGCTTATTATGTGGCGAATGAAATGGGATCACGTTTTCATTTTATGGCATCCAGGAGTCTTTTCAATTTAGGGTTTGGAGTGATTGGCGAATTGATCAAACGTGTGGGGGCATTCTCCATCATTACTGGAAGTGCCGACAGAGATGCCATCAAAATGGCTAGAAAGATTTTATCGGAGCCAGCTGGAAAACTCGTTCTCTATCCAGAAGGGATCATGTCGGGTGAGAATGACAATCTCGCATCCTTTCTTCCTGGAGTTGCACAGATTGCCTTTGGCGGTTTAGAAGATGCTCTAAAAAAAGACCCAAGTGCTGAGCTAATCGTACAACCAGCTTTCGTGAAGTACCTAATCTCGGGAAGTAAAGAATCGATCCTCAGAGAGATTGAGAATTCACTTCAGAGAATCGAAAGGAAACTGAGACTATTTCCTGGAGGTCGCACCATACTGCGAAGGTTTTTGACAATAGGAAGAGTTCTCTTAGAAGAAACGGAATTTGAGTTAGGTGTTCCAAAATCAGAAATCGAAGGTAAGGATTTTGACTATCGTTTAGGTAGAGCTCGGCACACTGCATTGAACCAGGCAGGAAATATCCTCAACATAAAATTTAAAGATACAGACCATGCTATAGATAAAATACGTCAGTTGCTTGCTGTTTTAGATCATTTAGATACTGATTTTCAGTTTGCAAAAGAGAAGGGTTTAACACCCCAAAACATCCGTCGGGCAAGACAATTGGTAGACACAGCTTATACCTTTATCATTACAAAACCAAAGAATTTAATCCAATTTCCGAGTGCAGAACGTTTGATGGAATGGATAGGTAGCTTCGAAAAACATGTATTTGGCAAATCTGGAGATAGAGCAAGGAAAGCCGAAGTTCTTCTTGCACCGTCCTTTTCCTTGAATGAATATCTCAAAACCTACCAAAGCAATAAACGAGAAGGAATTTCTCATCTAATGACTGATATACGAAATTCTATGGAAACTTTAGTTGAAAGAGGAAGAAATTTAAGTGAACCAATCGTTCCTCCTTATTCAGTTGGTTTGGATTTACATATAGGATAG
- a CDS encoding phosphate ABC transporter substrate-binding protein: MRHLQILFYICVTTFLFSCKEKESLKIAGSETMNSMFRYLAAEYEESHSSIKVTVEGGGSESGIDRLRKGEIDLAISSRDLNQAEFDDLRKTGNLDKVRVAYDGVAIVVNPSNPVAKLHLSQISDILSGTAKNWKEVGGSDAPIQLVIRNDKSGTQDYIENHILRQKDLSPADFEKHKSRNFSPTAKIVKDNAEMAKFISENPNAVGYMGMGSAVIDNKDKLKSLEYAKRPNDPYVTPSIKNVYERKYRLSRELFVVYKTDQGGKIDEFITFITGEQGQALILKSGYLRASLPEVEVNATVEQPK; the protein is encoded by the coding sequence ATGAGACACCTTCAAATCCTGTTTTACATTTGTGTGACAACCTTCCTTTTTTCCTGCAAAGAAAAAGAATCCTTAAAGATTGCTGGATCAGAGACTATGAATTCCATGTTTCGGTATTTAGCAGCCGAGTATGAAGAGAGCCATTCCTCTATCAAAGTTACGGTTGAAGGTGGTGGCTCAGAATCTGGGATCGATCGCCTGCGAAAAGGCGAGATAGATTTAGCGATCTCCTCTCGAGATCTGAACCAAGCAGAGTTTGATGATTTACGCAAGACCGGTAATTTAGACAAAGTTCGTGTTGCCTACGATGGAGTCGCCATTGTTGTAAACCCTTCCAATCCAGTCGCTAAATTGCATCTGAGCCAAATCTCCGATATACTTTCCGGAACAGCAAAGAATTGGAAAGAGGTGGGAGGTTCTGATGCTCCGATACAGTTAGTCATTCGCAATGACAAATCGGGTACGCAAGACTACATAGAGAATCATATTCTCCGCCAAAAAGATTTATCACCTGCAGATTTTGAAAAACACAAATCAAGAAATTTTAGTCCAACAGCAAAGATCGTTAAAGACAATGCAGAGATGGCTAAGTTTATCAGTGAGAACCCCAATGCTGTTGGTTATATGGGTATGGGGAGCGCAGTGATTGACAACAAAGACAAATTAAAATCTTTAGAGTACGCAAAACGACCCAATGATCCCTATGTGACACCATCTATTAAAAATGTATATGAAAGAAAGTACAGACTGTCTAGAGAATTGTTTGTCGTTTATAAAACAGATCAGGGCGGAAAGATCGACGAGTTCATAACTTTCATCACTGGTGAACAAGGGCAGGCTCTGATTTTAAAATCTGGTTATCTAAGAGCTAGTCTACCGGAAGTAGAGGTCAATGCTACTGTGGAGCAACCGAAGTAG
- a CDS encoding sulfatase — protein MDYFSGSHLNAKIGILAILFCLLFAGCKEKEESLSIAYDLVLDLEKETTSFQGQFVANDPLVYHWKKNPGRQTSLPTKRKWQNTQITFNTDKELFINHSLDAIYFPPNTSYEFEIKEGQYTFEAYYGLLKGNPNQKNSEGELAIEVDGIVLEKRDCKDQMVESWNRLSKPLKISKRIKLIWKSNSDHLFLGRPLLLKTNAETKYNVIFIVLDSARKDFFQTYGFPYPITPNMDAFAKESVVFENPFSNGNWTKPSMMSFFHSEYSSNLGLGNSWFTTKPYQRVVYYGKPRYNLANIMRKNSYVSQTIMNNVFFLDYTTVGVDLGFHDSFQVGMDILDTEVLTNQAIQFVEQNKEKSFFLHFNLNTPHASYSPPPEHMKAVRELIPSQEFYRFESPVQRYMGELHYTDREVNRLFSKLKELGLYEKSLIILTGDHGELFSPHHDYSYHFIMQTRFGHGETHYDEEINVPYFIKLPNDLVPKKRFIPGQVSLLSILPTVLGLLGIKQDIYDFKGINFSECILNDEPCPKENTIYTEGRMSESMRTASYKYIRRYPGFTTVRRTVAGEPHFMMEELYDLVKDPEEKTNLVPIDESHPLLVKARSEFLDSRFLNRNRIKIKIPACEDDACKDRVIVNVLGSIYQYESSADVKFLSSSAKNLQMEIVTKKNPIDITIETVNPEFETRIQCYRNGRFWNYRTGRWGIEGLNLPSTIPKEFILSDATPLGWESSHLPWVYNDGSFSGGAESSSQQEMGKEVKKILSTWGYIHE, from the coding sequence ATGGATTACTTTTCCGGTTCCCATCTGAATGCCAAAATTGGTATCCTTGCCATTCTCTTTTGTTTGCTCTTTGCAGGATGTAAAGAGAAAGAGGAAAGTCTCTCCATTGCCTATGATTTGGTTTTGGACTTGGAAAAAGAAACAACTTCTTTCCAAGGACAGTTTGTTGCAAACGATCCTTTAGTTTACCATTGGAAAAAAAACCCAGGTAGACAGACCTCGCTACCAACTAAACGCAAATGGCAAAATACCCAAATCACTTTCAATACAGATAAAGAACTATTTATCAACCACTCTCTAGATGCGATTTATTTTCCACCAAATACAAGTTATGAGTTTGAGATTAAGGAAGGTCAATATACCTTCGAAGCCTATTATGGATTGTTAAAAGGCAATCCCAATCAAAAAAATTCTGAAGGTGAATTGGCCATTGAAGTAGATGGTATAGTATTAGAAAAGAGGGACTGTAAGGACCAGATGGTAGAATCCTGGAATCGTCTTTCAAAACCTCTCAAGATTTCCAAACGGATCAAATTGATTTGGAAAAGCAACTCTGACCACTTATTTTTAGGTAGGCCACTGTTACTCAAAACGAATGCGGAGACAAAATACAATGTGATTTTCATCGTTTTGGACAGTGCCAGAAAGGACTTTTTTCAGACCTATGGATTCCCATACCCCATAACACCAAACATGGATGCCTTTGCAAAAGAGTCTGTTGTCTTCGAAAATCCTTTTTCAAATGGGAATTGGACAAAGCCATCCATGATGTCTTTTTTCCATTCTGAATACTCCTCTAATTTAGGTTTGGGCAACTCATGGTTTACAACAAAACCATACCAAAGGGTTGTTTATTATGGAAAACCTAGATATAATTTAGCAAATATTATGCGAAAAAATTCTTATGTAAGCCAGACTATTATGAACAATGTCTTTTTCCTGGATTATACCACTGTAGGAGTTGATTTAGGGTTTCACGACTCTTTTCAGGTCGGAATGGATATATTGGATACAGAAGTATTAACAAACCAAGCCATACAATTTGTAGAACAAAATAAGGAAAAAAGCTTCTTTTTACATTTTAATCTCAATACACCTCATGCCTCGTATTCACCACCTCCTGAACATATGAAAGCGGTTCGGGAGCTGATTCCCTCTCAAGAATTTTATCGATTTGAATCACCAGTGCAGCGTTATATGGGGGAATTACACTATACGGACCGAGAAGTCAATCGACTCTTCTCAAAATTGAAAGAATTGGGATTGTATGAAAAAAGTTTAATCATTCTCACGGGAGATCATGGGGAGTTATTTAGCCCTCACCATGATTATAGCTATCATTTCATAATGCAAACTCGGTTTGGACATGGTGAGACCCACTATGATGAAGAAATCAACGTGCCTTATTTTATCAAATTGCCTAATGATTTGGTTCCAAAAAAAAGATTCATCCCTGGACAAGTATCTTTACTTTCAATCCTTCCGACCGTTCTTGGCCTTTTGGGGATCAAACAAGATATATATGATTTTAAAGGTATAAACTTTTCTGAATGTATTTTAAATGATGAACCTTGCCCAAAAGAAAATACAATTTATACGGAAGGCCGTATGTCAGAATCTATGCGCACAGCAAGCTACAAATATATCCGTCGATATCCTGGTTTTACAACCGTAAGGCGAACGGTAGCAGGCGAACCTCATTTTATGATGGAAGAGTTATACGATTTAGTAAAGGATCCGGAAGAAAAAACAAATTTAGTTCCAATAGATGAGAGTCATCCATTGTTAGTTAAAGCCAGAAGCGAATTTCTGGATTCCAGATTTTTAAATAGGAATCGAATCAAAATCAAAATTCCAGCCTGTGAAGATGATGCCTGCAAAGATAGAGTGATCGTAAATGTCTTAGGCTCTATCTACCAGTACGAAAGTTCTGCAGATGTAAAGTTTTTGTCCTCATCTGCAAAGAATTTGCAAATGGAGATAGTGACAAAAAAAAATCCCATCGATATTACGATAGAGACTGTAAATCCAGAATTTGAGACTAGGATCCAATGCTATCGCAATGGTAGATTCTGGAACTATCGGACAGGAAGGTGGGGGATTGAGGGCTTGAACCTTCCCAGTACCATCCCTAAAGAATTTATTCTTTCAGACGCGACTCCTTTGGGCTGGGAGAGCAGTCATTTGCCTTGGGTCTATAATGATGGTTCCTTTAGTGGAGGAGCTGAATCGAGTTCACAACAAGAGATGGGCAAAGAGGTCAAAAAGATTCTTTCAACTTGGGGTTACATACACGAGTAA
- a CDS encoding adenylate/guanylate cyclase domain-containing protein codes for MKDAILTQKFENLRLFPKLRPELLSKAEGYIRKSATAELLRVNPLRFAKDQNVSEEESIDLFVHATKVGLFDFAYNLLCPLCGGIVHTHHKLDEIQNKEFHCVACNVSIPTLLDDQVEVAFELHPSLREEEVNPFVNIDAYYRYYFSSNFNKSSQLLSWIQSTVRDFFPLEPETEKKVTVTLKADAEQGKVVQIVSIDRNAAVFFSVDPNANPEPEIQVVDLLDSGFLPKTKSLPPGTYTFEIHNRSRWHAGIQVITPNPDRLNEIYTAFPTKVDPFLTAKVLLNNQSFRELFRIHKLSPDLNLNVKSLTIMFTDLRGSTEMYDKAGDLFAYKLVQEHFRILTDTVREFKGAIVKTMGDAIMATFSSPLDGLMASAEMLQKIDKMNDSWKQEGHEIGLKVGLNEGPALAVINDERLDYFGQSVNIAARVQGLASSGEIWISESVWNAPGSQDQIQEKGFTIEKHSARLKGVGVPTTVFKLSNATSVAPQ; via the coding sequence ATGAAAGATGCAATCCTCACACAAAAATTTGAAAATCTCAGGTTATTTCCAAAACTAAGACCAGAGCTTTTGAGTAAGGCCGAAGGTTATATACGAAAATCTGCTACAGCAGAATTACTTCGTGTTAATCCTTTGCGATTTGCCAAAGATCAGAATGTTTCTGAAGAGGAAAGTATCGATCTCTTTGTCCATGCAACGAAAGTGGGCCTTTTTGATTTTGCTTACAATCTACTTTGCCCGCTCTGTGGCGGTATCGTACACACTCATCATAAATTAGATGAGATCCAGAATAAAGAATTTCATTGTGTAGCCTGTAATGTCTCTATCCCAACTCTGTTAGATGACCAAGTTGAGGTTGCCTTTGAATTGCACCCTTCCCTTCGAGAGGAGGAAGTGAACCCTTTTGTCAATATTGATGCCTACTATCGCTATTACTTTTCTTCCAATTTTAATAAATCTTCACAATTGCTATCTTGGATACAAAGTACGGTTCGTGATTTTTTTCCATTGGAACCTGAAACAGAAAAAAAGGTAACAGTAACACTGAAAGCAGATGCTGAACAGGGAAAAGTTGTACAAATTGTATCTATTGATCGTAATGCCGCAGTCTTTTTTAGCGTTGACCCAAATGCCAACCCTGAGCCGGAAATACAAGTAGTGGATCTCCTAGACTCGGGTTTTTTACCAAAGACGAAATCCTTACCACCAGGGACTTACACATTTGAGATACACAATCGATCTCGCTGGCATGCTGGAATCCAAGTAATCACTCCAAATCCAGACCGATTGAACGAAATTTATACTGCATTTCCAACAAAGGTAGATCCTTTTTTGACTGCAAAGGTACTATTGAACAACCAATCCTTTCGCGAACTCTTCAGAATCCACAAATTGTCACCCGACCTCAATTTAAATGTAAAATCACTTACCATTATGTTTACCGACCTTAGAGGCTCTACAGAGATGTATGACAAAGCCGGTGATCTCTTTGCTTATAAATTAGTACAAGAGCATTTTAGAATATTAACAGATACTGTTAGAGAGTTCAAGGGTGCCATTGTAAAAACAATGGGAGATGCTATCATGGCTACATTTTCTTCACCTCTGGATGGGCTAATGGCATCTGCTGAAATGTTACAAAAAATTGATAAAATGAATGATTCTTGGAAACAGGAAGGCCATGAAATCGGCCTAAAAGTTGGTTTGAATGAAGGACCAGCTCTTGCCGTGATCAACGACGAGAGATTGGATTATTTTGGACAATCGGTGAACATTGCAGCAAGGGTGCAAGGATTGGCAAGCTCAGGGGAAATATGGATTTCAGAATCGGTCTGGAATGCGCCAGGTAGCCAAGACCAAATCCAAGAAAAGGGATTTACGATAGAAAAACACAGTGCCCGATTAAAAGGAGTTGGTGTACCGACCACTGTGTTCAAACTTTCGAATGCTACTTCGGTTGCTCCACAGTAG
- the hpt gene encoding hypoxanthine phosphoribosyltransferase, translating into MKVLYSEQQIKSRVEEIGKEIARDFLGEQLLLLGVLNGGFIFTADLCRSIAIPHEVDFIGVSSYGDGTSSSGNVQYTKTPKEKIRDQNIILVEDIVDTGNTIEFLWNALKQYNPKEIRIAALFWKKEKAKKTIPVHYPGFVIQDEFVIGYGLDYAGKYRNLPYVGIYESNELQ; encoded by the coding sequence ATGAAAGTTCTCTATTCAGAACAACAGATAAAATCGCGTGTCGAGGAGATAGGTAAAGAGATCGCTAGAGATTTTTTAGGTGAGCAATTACTCCTGTTAGGCGTCTTAAATGGCGGATTTATCTTTACTGCCGATCTTTGTAGATCAATTGCCATCCCACATGAAGTTGATTTCATTGGAGTCAGTTCATATGGGGACGGTACAAGTTCCTCGGGAAATGTACAATACACAAAAACTCCAAAAGAAAAAATCAGAGACCAAAACATAATCCTTGTGGAAGATATAGTCGATACGGGAAATACAATAGAATTTCTTTGGAATGCATTGAAACAATATAATCCAAAAGAGATTCGCATAGCTGCTCTCTTTTGGAAAAAGGAAAAAGCGAAAAAGACGATACCTGTCCACTACCCTGGTTTTGTGATTCAAGATGAGTTTGTGATAGGATACGGCTTAGACTATGCGGGAAAGTATAGAAATCTTCCGTATGTGGGAATCTACGAGTCTAATGAATTGCAATGA
- a CDS encoding beta strand repeat-containing protein, with translation MSIQKVCKRCVSLLMMLAFSSCLPQVERSLVELLSFARAQGGNGKVFVSVTSVLGSGLVLSLNGAEDLSVSADGEYSFTRTLRASETYEVTVKTQPNSPIQNCVVTGGSGTYVSGEVRSVLVNCGSALYALSGTISGLLGSGLTLANGNDRQTISANGSFSFTTAYAAGTAYSVTVATAPIHPSQSCVITNGQGTMPSSNVTNISITCTTTGYAIRATVSGIASGSLTLTNNASDNLVIGGNGSFVFPTDVNIGSTYSVLVTSAPSGHTCALTGNTGTIAAADVNITVNCFTLLATSPANLSVLQPNQNIVFQFSAPITIVSCSLGTGNLTTGGTQSFAVSTINITNDTLVLSTSTTWNPASVVQQINCTSAAGNALAAGTYTFRFVIPSTVSYVSQASGNDVNAGTTPATSVRTIQRGIAVLGACGTPPCVVYVEDGTYEANDFGQDFITVVNGISLYGGYTAGSSFATRNAGARQTIVRNTSPPASCTGATFPNTACRTILVPNTVTNITFIDGFRIEGASHSSETVGIAVAGGRPIISNNTIVGGAATASAAVLLFNFGGSSIADTTQGAFTQNTVTGGSCTAGNCVTAGVAYFATTASLFPFVQLSTITGGTCSTIGCKSYAFYMPTGNNTDLTAIRFNTFTGGSITTSVASSESAGFYVGSNTTTGKVYGNQINGGSAETSMGVYLNTTTLPLFIGDDVSRTGNSIYGGVASSSTYGIRSNQSGNFFSNSVHGGNVSSSTTGISYGIFVGSGVVALNGNRIYGGTSTCSGGSACASYGVFFTNLGSGSNLVRNHISAGQSSNTGSSNAYTAGMFLNQVNNTPVSIFNNMVDGGSSSVAISANTAQSYGVTLSNNTILTGVYYNTLYSGTAEDISAPLHYESTASRFGDIQNNILYTQVGASTRICLDHKGTTENTNLTTLRGNVFFGCPILVRFPSIQANSICAGGVVSDGACATTNISTPSTLNVYVDPVLAALSTSYGMLYRYFTSASPCSATRIANTLANPTTDAFGNARPGSDTFVSAGPLEYNGTCQ, from the coding sequence ATGTCAATTCAGAAGGTTTGTAAGCGATGTGTTTCCCTACTGATGATGCTGGCTTTCAGCTCTTGCCTACCCCAGGTAGAACGCAGTTTAGTTGAGCTTTTAAGTTTTGCTAGGGCCCAAGGCGGCAATGGGAAAGTCTTTGTCTCTGTCACATCCGTTTTAGGTTCTGGACTGGTTCTCTCTTTGAACGGGGCTGAAGACCTAAGCGTTTCCGCAGATGGAGAGTATTCCTTTACCCGTACCCTCAGAGCATCGGAAACTTACGAAGTCACTGTCAAAACACAACCCAATTCCCCAATACAAAATTGTGTCGTGACGGGAGGATCGGGGACCTATGTCTCTGGTGAAGTGCGCTCGGTCTTGGTGAATTGTGGTTCAGCTTTGTATGCTTTGAGTGGCACCATTTCAGGGCTCCTTGGTTCTGGACTGACATTGGCAAATGGCAATGACCGCCAAACTATCAGCGCAAACGGAAGCTTTTCCTTCACAACCGCTTACGCTGCCGGAACAGCCTATTCCGTTACAGTTGCCACTGCCCCCATCCATCCCTCCCAATCTTGTGTGATTACAAACGGGCAAGGTACAATGCCGTCGAGCAATGTGACAAACATCTCCATCACATGTACGACGACCGGTTATGCGATCCGTGCTACTGTTTCGGGGATAGCTTCTGGTTCCCTCACTTTAACAAATAACGCATCTGACAACCTTGTCATAGGTGGGAATGGTAGCTTTGTCTTTCCGACAGATGTCAATATAGGATCTACATACTCAGTCCTTGTGACCTCTGCGCCAAGTGGGCATACCTGTGCTCTAACTGGGAATACAGGAACGATCGCAGCAGCAGATGTAAACATTACGGTGAACTGTTTTACTTTGCTTGCGACAAGCCCAGCCAATCTTTCCGTACTCCAACCGAACCAAAATATAGTTTTTCAGTTTTCTGCACCAATAACTATAGTTAGCTGCTCATTAGGAACAGGAAATCTCACAACAGGCGGGACTCAATCTTTTGCCGTTTCTACGATCAATATCACCAATGATACCTTAGTCCTTTCCACATCCACAACTTGGAATCCAGCTTCGGTTGTGCAACAAATCAATTGTACGAGCGCTGCGGGCAATGCATTAGCAGCCGGGACCTATACATTCCGATTTGTCATCCCATCAACAGTATCTTATGTAAGCCAAGCTTCTGGCAATGATGTCAATGCAGGAACTACGCCCGCAACTTCCGTACGGACGATCCAAAGAGGCATTGCAGTCTTGGGTGCCTGTGGAACACCACCTTGCGTTGTATATGTGGAAGATGGAACCTATGAAGCCAATGATTTTGGCCAAGATTTCATTACAGTTGTAAATGGCATTTCGTTATATGGCGGTTATACTGCTGGTTCCTCTTTTGCAACGAGGAATGCTGGGGCTAGACAAACCATAGTTAGAAACACGAGCCCTCCCGCATCCTGCACAGGTGCCACCTTTCCAAATACTGCCTGCCGAACCATTTTAGTCCCGAATACTGTTACCAATATTACGTTTATTGATGGCTTTCGGATAGAGGGAGCGAGCCATTCTTCTGAGACCGTTGGGATTGCTGTTGCTGGAGGAAGGCCCATCATTTCCAACAATACCATCGTGGGTGGTGCTGCTACAGCCTCTGCTGCTGTTCTCCTCTTTAACTTCGGAGGAAGTTCAATAGCCGATACTACTCAAGGTGCATTTACCCAAAATACGGTAACGGGTGGTTCCTGTACAGCAGGCAACTGTGTGACAGCAGGTGTTGCCTATTTTGCCACGACAGCTTCTCTCTTTCCTTTTGTCCAATTGAGTACAATCACTGGCGGAACTTGTTCCACAATCGGGTGCAAATCGTACGCATTTTATATGCCTACAGGAAACAATACAGACCTCACCGCAATTCGATTCAATACCTTCACAGGGGGTTCGATCACAACCTCTGTTGCCAGTTCCGAAAGTGCTGGTTTTTATGTAGGCAGCAACACGACTACAGGGAAAGTATATGGCAACCAAATCAATGGTGGATCAGCGGAAACGTCCATGGGTGTGTATCTGAATACTACCACCTTGCCATTGTTTATTGGTGATGATGTCTCTCGGACAGGAAATTCCATTTATGGAGGGGTGGCCAGCTCATCCACTTACGGCATTCGATCGAACCAAAGTGGAAATTTTTTCTCAAACTCAGTGCATGGCGGAAATGTAAGCTCATCCACAACGGGAATTAGTTATGGGATCTTTGTCGGTTCAGGTGTGGTGGCTCTAAATGGAAATCGTATTTACGGAGGTACGAGCACCTGTAGTGGTGGTTCCGCTTGTGCAAGTTATGGTGTCTTTTTCACAAATTTAGGATCTGGAAGCAATTTGGTCCGAAATCATATATCCGCAGGACAGTCATCAAACACAGGTTCAAGCAATGCCTACACCGCCGGTATGTTCTTAAACCAAGTAAATAATACTCCAGTTTCCATATTTAATAACATGGTCGATGGTGGCTCAAGTTCTGTGGCTATATCAGCAAATACGGCACAGTCGTATGGAGTGACACTTAGTAACAACACAATACTCACAGGGGTATACTACAATACTCTTTATTCAGGAACAGCAGAAGATATTTCCGCGCCATTGCACTATGAGTCTACCGCTTCTCGTTTCGGCGATATCCAAAACAATATTTTGTATACGCAGGTAGGTGCGAGTACTCGGATTTGTTTGGACCACAAAGGCACTACCGAAAATACAAATTTAACAACACTGAGAGGAAATGTTTTCTTTGGTTGCCCCATCCTCGTCAGATTTCCAAGCATCCAAGCAAACTCCATTTGTGCAGGAGGTGTTGTGAGCGATGGGGCTTGTGCCACGACCAATATCTCTACTCCGTCTACTTTGAATGTCTATGTTGATCCGGTATTGGCCGCACTGAGTACTTCTTATGGAATGCTATACCGATACTTCACATCGGCATCACCCTGTTCCGCTACTAGAATTGCCAACACACTTGCCAATCCGACTACCGATGCCTTTGGGAATGCAAGGCCTGGATCTGATACTTTCGTTAGTGCAGGACCGCTGGAATACAACGGGACTTGCCAATGA
- a CDS encoding OmpA family protein, whose protein sequence is MLPIGMPCSKRDVNLKKKPVHFLTNYYLFGFYPDDEKVKRFLFFSLLLSFSCLFASDSPSFLFRWKWNEGQVLELNEYHDVIFRMGNRSIAREDRNRVLLKTLRCDNNACDVFSFFDTYIRYGKTEGPFQKDKAFESKFTIFRNGKYVVPDEYIMPNLRSFPTFPDAPIQTGDSWKLPAEESFDFNGERIKVKVEPEYMLLGRSRWQFQNNSGNAEKITYTYPIFYDAREERKTRGQAPVKIFGFARGSVFFNVEKGLPEYKEVKLSYTFILADGTIQEANYDIKGIYQYRKSLNPLEKEKVTADVLKDLIVSGDTPGKDKETPVTVRQTEEGVTFSLDSILFDFNESKLKEEAEEAVKKIASILKKYPDREIRVSGHTDNIGKKEYNERLSEERAKSVLKELVQKHGMDESKISFKGYADTQPIVSNDSEENRAKNRRVDITIILD, encoded by the coding sequence ATGTTACCAATCGGAATGCCTTGTTCCAAAAGAGACGTCAATCTGAAAAAAAAACCCGTTCATTTTTTAACAAATTATTATCTTTTCGGATTTTACCCCGATGATGAGAAGGTGAAGAGATTTCTTTTTTTTAGTCTATTGTTATCCTTCTCCTGTTTGTTTGCGAGCGACTCCCCTAGTTTTTTGTTTCGTTGGAAATGGAATGAGGGACAAGTTCTTGAACTGAATGAATACCACGATGTCATCTTTCGTATGGGAAACCGGAGCATAGCTCGTGAGGATAGAAATCGCGTCTTATTAAAAACGCTTCGATGTGACAACAATGCTTGTGATGTATTTTCTTTCTTCGATACATACATTCGTTATGGAAAAACTGAGGGTCCTTTCCAAAAAGATAAGGCCTTCGAATCAAAATTTACGATTTTTAGAAATGGGAAATATGTTGTGCCTGATGAATACATCATGCCAAACCTTCGGAGTTTCCCAACCTTTCCAGATGCACCCATCCAAACGGGTGATAGCTGGAAATTACCAGCAGAGGAGTCTTTCGATTTTAACGGAGAAAGAATTAAGGTAAAGGTCGAACCGGAGTATATGTTGCTTGGGAGAAGTCGTTGGCAATTCCAAAATAACTCTGGGAATGCAGAAAAAATCACCTACACCTATCCTATTTTTTACGATGCACGTGAGGAAAGGAAAACACGAGGACAGGCACCAGTAAAAATATTTGGTTTTGCAAGAGGGTCTGTTTTTTTCAACGTTGAAAAAGGACTTCCTGAATATAAAGAGGTAAAACTTTCGTATACCTTCATCCTTGCGGACGGGACTATCCAAGAAGCAAACTATGATATCAAAGGGATCTACCAATACAGAAAAAGTTTAAATCCCCTTGAAAAAGAAAAAGTCACTGCAGACGTTTTAAAAGATCTAATCGTGTCAGGTGACACACCGGGGAAAGACAAAGAAACACCTGTTACTGTGAGACAAACAGAGGAAGGTGTCACCTTCTCTTTGGATTCGATATTGTTTGATTTTAATGAATCAAAACTTAAGGAAGAAGCAGAAGAAGCTGTAAAAAAGATTGCATCCATTTTAAAAAAATACCCTGATCGAGAAATCAGAGTTTCTGGTCATACAGATAATATCGGAAAAAAAGAATACAATGAAAGGCTTTCCGAAGAAAGAGCAAAATCAGTCCTAAAAGAACTTGTGCAAAAACATGGAATGGATGAGAGCAAAATTTCGTTTAAGGGATATGCTGATACTCAACCAATAGTGAGCAATGATTCAGAGGAAAATCGCGCAAAAAACCGTCGCGTTGATATCACAATCATATTAGATTAA